One Dioscorea cayenensis subsp. rotundata cultivar TDr96_F1 chromosome 19, TDr96_F1_v2_PseudoChromosome.rev07_lg8_w22 25.fasta, whole genome shotgun sequence genomic window, GGTGGTTTTGCAAAGGGgaaaatgcaaaaattaaagaatttcaGAACTAGGACTCATGGCTTCTAGAAAATGGCTTAGTAGTTCACCTGGTAGCATGCCCCGCAGCCCACTCCATTTCTGTAGAGATTAGAAGCCGCAGACACATCACCACCATTTAATGTTGCTCCAAAGGATTTGTATCCACAAGCACCATCTAATGTTACATAATACAGTGGAAAAGTCAAGAtatatagagagaaagagattagATTTCATTCTtcatgcatgaataatttgGAGTTCACCTGAAGTGCCCTGTTGGTCGGAGTTTGGGTAGTAAGCTGCCCTTGAATGCGTGAAAGTGTCGGCTCTCACTGGAGATCGACATAGGAACAGTGGAAGGAAAAGGAAGACCAGGAAGATGAGCTCAGTTAAGAGAGCCATTAATTTGTATATGTGAAAAATTTGCTAGGTGAGATGGGTagcaaagaaacaaaggaaAGGCAATGAAGAGGATCACCCTTGGGGATGGAGCATATATAGTGTAACTAGAGCACACTTGGTCCAGTTTGGTAAACCATagccttttgacattcctctatGAAGAAATTGGattagttttattttcacaaCCAAAGGGACCACTTTTAGACTTCAAAATCAGGTCGTTATGAACCAGAAGTTCATCTTTTCcacttttcttttgttatttttaggaCATTTATGGTTTGCAgtgttctttaattttattttaaatcattatcCAAGTGTAGATGAACATTAATGGCACTACTCATACTTGCATTGTCTTTCTTTATTTGAAATGCAATTTGAGTTTGGAAGTAATTATcgaaaaagaacaaaaacacatCTTGGACCCTAGAAAGCCTTATGTTTTATTGAGTCATATGGGAATGTATGAGTGCAGGGCCCCTCATGTTAGGCAGAGATGCACAATGGCCATCTCCCACTTAGCATACCAACTTTTACCTTGGATCAAACATGTCAAGGCTTATCTTTCTCTAGATCATGAGTGGAAGGAAAGTGAGAAGAAATACTTGTTCTTCCTTTTCCCCACTCATTAATCGTTATGAAGTCGTCTTTAGAAAGACATGAATAAAACTTGCCTAGCAAATTCTAAACTTGATATTGGAGATGAAAGATATTCAATAGATCAAATCAATTAGGTATACCAAATTTTAACACCAAAGCCAGAAGCTGCCTACTTAGAATCTGAACATTTTTTGTCACATCACCTGTGGGCATGGATACAATtaccaaaccctaaaccctaaccctaattctttcAACCTATCTACAAATGTAGTTTAGTAGGTACAAGTATTCATATTTAGGCTTAGACAAATAGAGGATTGTTTGTTTCAATATATCAAATCAATTACATAgaccaaaccctaaaccctaacaaTAATTCTTGCAACCTATCTATGTATGTAGTTTGGTAGGGTTATAAGAATACATGTATAGGTTTAGACAAATAGaggatttttcttttgtttcatgtaCTACTGTTTGTTTCTCAAGATCAATAAAATATCTCTTAGATAATTACtctgaattatttatttgtgattctAATGTAGGACTCAGTCATTGGTTGAATGTTCTTCTATTAGTGCTGTTCTTGGCTTCTAGATTATAGATTACATGGTTCTTGTCCTTACATGTGAACATTGTGACATTAACTTCAGATACCTTTTGTCGATGAAATTTCTTCTCGCAAAGGTATTTATGAAGactatttcttcttcatttaattgTCAAACATTAGGTTTGTCAGTTGATTGCTTTCTCAGCTTCTTTCATATAATgcaatattattttgattataaaaaacagaaaatgtTCCTTATATTTAGGTCacttttaaatcaaattgaatgttttataagttcatgaatcaaaataaattgaAGGCCATataattggatatatatatatatatatatatagtttcatgACGTTAactttagatatttttattattattatttttgccaAGATGAGCGGTTAGGCTGTTAAAAAAAACAGGGGCATGCACAAGTCTCAGATGGTCTAGACTTTAGATAGGTTCCAAGAGTGTTGTGTTGAAGACATTTAAATTATTCACTAATTGCTTGACCCAAATGAATAATAACCTTGCCCTTAGTCTTCTTTATATTATGGAATTCCAAGTCTTCAAGCAAGTCAATTACCCCATCAACAGGGCAGGCAATCTAGTCTGTATAAATGTGGTTGTGCTAGGTCCTCATAATCTAGATGAACAacccttttttccttttattattattattattattattattattattattattatttgaaattctatgactatttttatatctttatgcATTTTCTTTGTAGTCCATTAGTAACTAACTGCAAATTGACAGCTCCTTAACTTTAGAGGTAATCAACTACCTTGAGTTGAAAACAAGGTGAAGGTTTGGAGGAAATCACaattaagaataaaagaaacttggtttttttttttctttctaatttcatgtgtttaataaaaaaaaaggcctTCAAAAGTGGACCTAGTCATTGGCCATTTAATAAGCTGttgtttggtttctttcatgtgtgttcatgatcttcataaataattatttaatgcctTCATTACagtgcaaagaaaaaaaaaggaataaatattCACCATCATAATCAAAGACTCAAGGATTTGACCAATAGActaataaatctttttttcccaaataaatAACCCTAATTAactttaattagttaattaattactgatttaatgaaaataaaaaataaaaatactaaagatTTGTAATATTTGGAActgaaatataaaacattatatttaattaaaggtataatcaccaaaatagtctttatattttctctcttttctcttttggtccatctactcagaaatgctcttGATTAGtctttctatttttgaaaatgtgtccaTTTAGTTAAAAATTGCTCCTAATACTttgggcacatttctaaaagtagagggactggtttgGAGCAATTTTAACTAAGtggacacattttcaaaaatagaatgaCTAAtcagtagagggaccaaaagggaagagagaaaagtagataGACCCATTAAGGTATTATACCTTAATTAAATAaagctttatattttaaaaattatttatttatttatttatttttccacaCACCGACGAGAGGGGAACCGTGGGGGGTGTTCCCCGTTTCACAGTGCAACGCGGACCAGCCGTCTGTACACGTGGACCAATCACAAGCACGAGTCTTCATATGATGTGATAAGCTACTGAAGAATGTCACAATGCCCATAAAACCCAACCCCTTCACCATCTCATCTTCTCACTCTCCAGTTGAGAACACGAAGCCGAGAACCTccttccaaaccctaaccctaattctccaaatctagggtttcttcttcttcttcaatggtaGATGGGAAGATCTCCGGCGAGCGGTGATGAAGTGCAAGCGACATCCCTACGAGGCTGGCTCCGGCGTGTGTGCTTCCTGCCTACGTGAACGCCTGCTCGATGTCCTCGCAGCTCAGACCGCACGCCCTGACCCCATCCTCTTCCCTTCCTCTCTTTCCCCTCATCGCCGTTCTGACGACTCTGCCGCTCCACGCCGTCATCTTCTCTTCTTCAGCACTCCCCAGGTTGGCCCCTCCCGTTCTCGCCTTAAGCGCTCCTTCTTGTCCTCCCTCCTCTTCTCCCATCATCAATCCGAAGAACCCGATTCTAATCCTCCGATAGCGAAGCGATCCGGTGCTATCTATTGGATCTCGACGCTGATCCCTCGTCGCCGCCGGACATTGAGGACGAAGACGACGAAACCCGTTGAGGCTTCAATTAGGGTTTGCGAGGGAGACACGGTATCGGAAAATGGGTACTCGACGGAGACCTCTGGGATAAGCCGGGAAGCGATGCCGacgccgatgaggatccgaaaTCAGAACAGGCATAGCAGGGGGCTTTCGATGTGCTTGAGCCCGTTGTTCCGGGAAGCGCCGTCCGGGAGGAAGTTCCAGGCTGAGGCTGCGGCGGCGGTGGAGGTTGGATTATCCGACGAGCTCCGGCGAGAGACCAGGCGCGAGGATTTGGGGCTGAAGCAGCGGTCGAGGCTTGCAAGGTTCGGAACTTTTCGTTGACGCTTTTTGCCCTTGTCCATTGCTTCTTTGAGAGTGTctaaaatatgaacaaatgcTTAAGTAAATACTACTACTTTTTAGGCAAATGTTTAAATCATGCtcgtgtattattattattattattattattattattatatatttattattagggAAAGCAAAAATACTCtttaaaaagatgaaattaATAAGTGAGGATTTCATACCCAactgttaatttttattaatattaataatgataataataacaacaaatatttataacaaaaaaaaattaaaaataaattgagataTATTAATTGACGTTTTTGCAAATCAGGTTTAAAATCGTGTTAGTATTCACTTATGCTATTTATACAgttttttttgtcttatttacgtGTTCATcagaaaattttgaaacattAAGGATTgttgttcatatttatttatttttatttaatgtattcgtataatttttaataaattatatttaattatatttacacatgttattaaattatattttaagtaaaattaattttaaaattttaatataattttttataaattttaaattactaattaattttgattaattattaattaattgaaataaataaatttaaaaaattgagggAGTATTTCTTATAGTGTAGTTTCATTATCTAATAATTTAACCAAAGCCATTTGATTTAAATGATTAGcggaattaaaataaatctcgTGTGGTATGTAGAGCggtgaaaatttgaatttttgttggagAAAATTAATTTACAGGTGATATCGTAATTAACTCACACATAATGAGACCGGTGATTgtagctttttaaaaaaataataataataataataataatttataaaaaaatttacaaataaaaaggTTAAAATTAGTGTTAAATCCTCACCGAAATTTGAATAACCCAACAACTAGTCagcaattattaa contains:
- the LOC120283650 gene encoding uncharacterized protein LOC120283650 — encoded protein: MKCKRHPYEAGSGVCASCLRERLLDVLAAQTARPDPILFPSSLSPHRRSDDSAAPRRHLLFFSTPQVGPSRSRLKRSFLSSLLFSHHQSEEPDSNPPIAKRSGAIYWISTLIPRRRRTLRTKTTKPVEASIRVCEGDTVSENGYSTETSGISREAMPTPMRIRNQNRHSRGLSMCLSPLFREAPSGRKFQAEAAAAVEVGLSDELRRETRREDLGLKQRSRLARFGTFR